A segment of the Bremerella alba genome:
CGCAACGCCATCATGAAAGTCGAACATTTCGCTGAAGCACTCGTCGGAAACAAACTGTCCCTGAGCATTAGTCAATTTTAAGTTAGCTACTTTGTCCGGTCGAATCTGTCCCGCCGCATAAAGATCGAAACCTAGAGGGAAAAGAATATCAAAACGAGGCTCAATCCGCCAATGCGCGTCCTTGTCCATAAGGCCCCACTTGTTATCTGCTTTCGCGGCAATCATGCCGCCCTGAAACCGACTGGCGATTTCCTTTCCTTTAAACCTTTGAATCTCATTCGCTTGCAGATCAATCCAACCAATTTCGTGGTGAGTGAATTTCACCGGTATCAATCCTTCGTTCTCGTTGTAAACACTTCGATAAACATCCAAACCAATCCGATGCCCTGTCGCATCAATAGGAACATAGGATATTGGTGTCATTCCAATCTTCGCCCCCGATGCTTTACTGGTAGCGAAGAAAGGCAAGATATGGATGAACGTGCCGCCCTGCAGTTTGCCTTCGAAATTGACGCGACGAAATTCTCGCCAAGGTGATCGAACGCTGGCACCGCGGCTGTCAAATGAACCGGCACGATCGAATTGCGGTTCAATTATTACACGGCCATCGGT
Coding sequences within it:
- a CDS encoding WG repeat-containing protein, which gives rise to MRINALHEDKQVPMCLLNFKHNERYGYTNRSGEVVVDPIFDWAGEFACGVAVVIKSRESGVISLLTEDGQEVQTERDFALLKYRFTYGRLAVKDAETKGCGYIGTDGRVIIEPQFDRAGSFDSRGASVRSPWREFRRVNFEGKLQGGTFIHILPFFATSKASGAKIGMTPISYVPIDATGHRIGLDVYRSVYNENEGLIPVKFTHHEIGWIDLQANEIQRFKGKEIASRFQGGMIAAKADNKWGLMDKDAHWRIEPRFDILFPLGFDLYAAGQIRPDKVANLKLTNAQGQFVSDECFSEMFDFHDGVALVTRFQDEDRKVVENNYIDLRGNPLLPTWWS